In the Onychostoma macrolepis isolate SWU-2019 chromosome 08, ASM1243209v1, whole genome shotgun sequence genome, CCGCAAACTGGTATGAATTATGATTGAGCTACAGAGAAATGCAAAGTAGGAATGCGCTCATAAGACTATACAAGTATACATGTTATCGCCCTTTTCTCAACTTCCTTAAAagtaacaaacaaataaagtacgcaaaatcttttaaaatgctaCTAGTGAACTTGGCTGTCACAACTTTATGGACAGTgtgaaaaatttatattttgatctACACtaatgcatttcattttgttaataaaggtAATCTGAATGTAAAAATGGGAAATGTGTGCAcaattaaacaaatacaaacaaaaaaactaatattgacTGATAACTGATAAAATACCAGctgatattataaaataaatttagccACGGTGTCGTATGTTCTCTTAACAAAAGGAAGTAAAATACATTGTACAAATAATGTCTGAGAGCTACTGGAAAATGCAAAGTATGGATGCACTTGTAAACGCATAATAGTATTCATATGTAtttgcacacacatgcatatccccccacacttttttttttttttttccctttccctCTTAAAAAGATTTCCCCCTCATGTCCCAAACcggtatgactttcttctgtggtacataaaagattttaaagCATATTGGCAACCAAATCATTTTGTTACTGTTGACTTGAACAGAACCATggatacattttgaaatattttgttccACAAAGAAAAAGtcctacaggtttggaacaagggtaagggtgagtaaatgaccattttaaattaaaattgtgccgcTTTGACCAATACATCTGATAACGAGTTTATTTTGTCGTTTTTCCCCAGTCAGACCAGTGCACTGGTCTCCAGGGTTTCCTTATTTTCCACAGTTTTGGTGGAGGCACTGGCTCTGGTTTCACATCCCTGCTGATGGAGCGTCTCTCAGTCGACTACGGCAAGAAATCCAAGCTCGAGTTTGCCATTTATCCCGCTCCACAGGTCTCCACCGCTGTGGTCGAGCCATACAACTCCATCCTAACCACCCACACCACCCTAGAGCACTCTGACTGCGCCTTCATGGTAGATAACGAGGCCATCTATGACATCTGCCGCAGAAATCTCGACATCGAGCGTCCCTCCTACACCAACCTCAACCGTCTCATCGGCCAGATCGTGTCCTCCATCACTGCTTCCCTGCGCTTTGATGGCGCCCTCAACGTTGATCTGACCGAGTTCCAGACCAACTTGGTGCCATATCCCAGAATCCACTTCCCCCTGGTCACATACTCCCCCATCATCTCTGCTGAAAAGGCTTACCATGAGCAGCTGTCTGTGTCTGAGATCACCAGCGCCTGCTTTGAGCCATCCAATCAGATGGTGAAGTGTGACCCCCGGCATGGGAAGTACATGGCCTGCTGTATGCTGTATCGTGGTGATGTCGTACCCAAAGATGTGAATGCTGCTATTGCCAACATTAAGACCAAACGCTCTATCCAGTTTGTCGACTGGTGCCCAACTGGATTCAAGGTGGGAGAGACTGACgagacaatattttaaatgttctttcttcaaactttattaaattaacaatGTCTCCTCTTTCTCAACAGGTTGGCATCAATTACCAGCCACCTACAGCGGTCCCTGGTGGAGACTTGGCCAAGGTACAGAGAGCTGTGTGCATGCTGAGCAACACCACAGCTATTGCTGAGGCTTGGGCCCGTCTGGACCACAAGTTCGATCTGATGTACGCCAAGCGTGCCTTCGTTCACTGGTATGTTGGAGAAGGAATGGAAGAGGGAGAGTTCTCCGAGGCCAGAGAGGATCTTGCCGCACTGGAGAAAGATTATGAGGAGGTTGGCGCAGAGTCTGTGGAGGATGAAGAGGAGGGAGAGGAGTATTAAAGATGCTTCAAGAGGCTGGTCTGACACCAGTTTACAGTCAGAAGAGACACTGGTCCTACTTCAGCACTTACAGCAGTATTTGCCTCTCCATTTCCAAGCTGCATTATGAATGCCCAATGATGGGAAACCAAGCCCTGATGTGTGTTTATAAATGTTCTGTTGTTTCGTTCTTCTATACCTCTCTTCTGTCTGATTTCAAAGAAACGAGTTGCCAAAGGCATTTCTGTCTGTGAACACTTTTCGGTTTGTAAGCTGTCTTTGTCTCACTCATGTTGTAAGTGACTGATACAGTTTCAAAATAAACTGTCAAATGTGTCTGTTgatttttgtgtgtgcattGATTCCCTAAATGCATGAATTTATTAGTGATGTGAAACTTTAGCCTTTGATGACTCAAATTTATGACTGATTGAATCAATTATACTTTAATCGTGACCAGGCTGGTGGACTTGTTAATCTCTTATTAGATGAAAGTATAAAGTAGTCAAAATAATGACTATAAGGGGGGTGATTTTGGGGCTCTTTACTTGCAAAAGACCATTTACTATGATTCTTCAATATTCTGTGCAAAACACTTCATAACTGTTAGAAAATTCATTGTTTTATCCGCTTACAcgtttcagattttttttttttttaaacctcaaAACCGCTTTGTTTATAATTTCGTATGTAGCATGCAAAAATCAGAATGCTAGGTTGCTTTGAATGGCAGGAATGCCAGAGTTGTGTAATTCcagcatctaccagcaggggctaaGTGGACCATGTTTCTCAAGGATTTGCAGCTTTTGGCTCAAGCCATATAGGCTACTATCAAGTGGCCACAGGCATTTCGTTTTGTCCCGCTGAAAAGCAACCCTAAAGCACTGACATTTCATGACTGCATAAATATATGCTGTTTTAGTCGGGAGACCCAAcaaagttaatatttttaagcaATTCAACAGGTGTACTAGTTAAAGTATTTAGTGTGACCTCTCATATTTTAACACATTGCACATtctagattatttaaaaaaaaaaaattaaaaaaggaaaaatatctttagtatttttttaaatataaatattctgaTCTAAATGATAGTTCTTCCACAGGTGGTCAACCTGctatataataattgtattgttTCACCTCAACCATTTTTTGTGGACATTTCCCCCCTCCCACATCAAAATACATTAAGTAAAATTAAGATGTAATGTACAGTGACTCCGTACATCactgattattttaatgactttGCGATGAAAGCATCATGGTCCAGACTCGAAATGTAATACTCaagtttttttcaaataaaacagtCTCACTTCCATTCCACTTCAACATGTCCATTCATATTAATCTAAACATGATAATCTTACATGTAAAACAATAAACTTTCTGAATCTCAGTCTCATACGTGGccttgttatttatatattgaaatacaacaataattacaaCGTTAAGTTTAACATAAGTGAGATGCTACTAGATTTTCCtttatttcaaaacacaaaagTAGACCACTATTAAAGCGCTTTACTAAAACGCCCCTCCCCCGCGCAATTCGTCACGCTCTATACGCAAGTCGTCCAATCAGCAGCCGCAGTGAGACTATTTAAAGAAGAAGTCCCGGCCACTATCAGCTGTCACCTGAAGATATCCGTACGCGGAGGTAAACACTGGGGCGGAGCGAGGCGGTTGACGGCTTCGAGCGCATGCTCTTGGCAGACGTGTATGTAACGATACATTGAATTCATAAAGTTTCAAATTAACAGTGAACCGTGTGGAAAACACGTAGTCTTTCTGTTAGGTTTTAACGTAAACGTACAACTCGACAGTGCCTTTGAATTTGTAAAGCCTTGTTACTGCTTCTACTGTGGGCCCTATTTGTACATAGGCACATGGAACATGAACTTGACAAAAATGGACTtccttgaaaataaaaaagatgcTAAAAAGATTTAAGTCTTTCATTTTAAGTAACACCTCATAATAGAGTGAATGTGATGAGTATGTTAGTTTGTTTCTTGAGCACGAATAGCGTCGGAGATCATGTAAACGAATAACAACGGATTTTCGAATTTTAGTCGTTACGCATACAGAAGACAAACGGTTTAAATAATTCAACAATAAACGGTAAATATCACGGCCAGACTGTCCCTTTAAAGTGATTCTTCAAAGCTACAAATGAGTGGATACGCTCGCTTTGTCTCTAGATTTTTGAGCGGATGTGCTCTCAGCCTAAGAGCAGTCACATCacggtgagtgtgtgtatgtgcgcgcgtgtgtgttGATTGTTCGTGTTGTTCAAGTGTTCGCCGGACTGGGGGAGTAAGGACGGACAGACCGTGTTGCAGATCCCAGGAAGTTCTGTCCCCGCTTCGCTGAGCGACTCGATTCTGCTCCGGAACCGGACCTGCAGGATGACCCAGCGGGGCCCGGCCGAGTTTACCCCACCGCCCGAGTGTCCGGTGTTCGAGCCCAGCTTGGAGGAATTTGCAGACCCGTTTGCGTTTATCAATAAAATCCGACCCATCGCCGAGAAAACCGGGATCTGCAAGGTTCGACCGCCGCCGGTGAGTGCTGTCCGGACGGTCTGAAGCGGACCGGCTGAACCGGGCCGGATCTGCGGAGTGATTCTGAGTTCGGTTTAAAGGGAAATGTCTCAATATGGCGGCGCAGTGACAGCACTGCCGAACCGCTTTGTGTGTAGCTACAGGCATCATATCAGTTGAATTTCCGAAGCTTTGCTGGGTCTGTGCTCGACCTGCAGACCCGCCTGACCCGGATTTCTGACCCATGAGCGCAATAACGTCGCCCAGGATCCGCAAACGTCGCGGATGTTAATATTATACAGGAAAATGTCTCTTTATGGTCGCCGAGCGTGTAGTTTACGGCCTGGCTCGGTTCTAGTGCTGGATTAAACGTCACGTTTACTTACCCTTTAGTTTGCTGATTGTCAGTGTTTATCGTTGGTATATAATATTGTtcatctttttatatttttattatgtatattaaattattagtgctgGCTTAGTTGCTTCTGCACCTTTAGTGACATTGACGAACAGAAACCCCCATCATTACCTcatcatttgattaaaaaggcTTTTAATGAGTTCCGTGTACTTTTAATGAGAATTTAATGTCGACAGATAGACAAAAACAATCAAGAGACCAGGAGATACCTGCCAATGCGGAAATAAACGTTTCCTTTCATTTTCACCATAGCACATtgactatatacacacacattcatatattGAGTTTtgtttgagttatttttaaatgcattattatcttaatgagaaGATTATGTTAATATAAACTAGTTATACCAtcattatatagttatataatcTATTCTGGTCACAACGAATCCATTCTGTTACAAAAGTTGTTGTGTGCGGATTAGAGaataatgcaattaattaattaccgTTTATACCTAGCAACTGAATATAGTTCACATATTAGCAAAATTATCCGGCCTTAATCTGAATCCGAACTCCTAACTCCCGAACCTGTCTAAACCAGTTTGAAGGGTTTCAGTGGTTCTGATGGCGTCTTTATGTTTTATAGGTTATGTGAGTGAACATTAGACGAGCCCAGGGCCAcgaatattataatttattcatctCTAAAGATGGTTTTGTGTGTCTGAGAGACCGAATATGTGCTttacaataattattttatttttttaaatttatatacatctaaacacatttttatgtttatagcCATATTTAGgtttcatgtcattttaaatgctgtttatttatttatttattgacaatTCTCGCTCCGTCTGTTGTGTCCGTGACGCGCTCTGGATCAAACCCGCTGGTTCTGATTCTGGCTCCGGGTTTGATGTGAATTCGAGTTCTGATATGAATCTATTAAACTCGCTTCTACGTGACGCGATTCACGCACGAGGTGGCAGCTGAAAGAAAGCGTAATTACATTAAACAAGCGATGATTAACTGGCAAAATGTGTCTAGCGTCATTATAGGACGACGGCTTCGTATCAGTGACGATATTAATGTATATGTTTTGGTAGGGTTTTTTAATCTCACAAGGGTTTTAAAGCTGAGAATGTTTTCCAAATGGCCTCTTGCTTTCCAACACCATCATAGACGCGCACTAGATTCTGATACGTTTTAAAGCATTTGGACCGTGTGAAGTGATTCACAGGCTCGGTTCGGTTCGGCTCGGCTCATAAACTGGTCCCGAACCCTATGGATTGATGGATAGATGAAGTCCTCGGGCCGGGCGCGTCCTCCATGTTGCGAGCTATGGAGTGAATGAACCATCTGGCCATTTTGTGTCTTTCTCTAACTATGCTGCCTGAACAGCAAACAAGGAAATAATGTGGTAAACGGGTTTAATATGCACATAACTTACATTCATTTTCTTGACTACGTGTAGCTGAGGAAATAGATACGGATTGTGGTGAATATTGTTCGTATGTAGGGCACAAATCTGTATGATCTCATGTACAGTGGTTTATTGTACAGACTCACAATTGGTGTGCCTTTAGATATGCAACACAATTTATTATGAGGCaagatttattttagttatgaataaaacttttttttttttatgtgctgattacataattacacaagcattataaatgtatgaaaGCAAACATCTACAGTTTGAATTCTGAGGCTTAAATGTGAGGTTTTGCAGCTCATTTTGATCGTGATAATTGTATCCtgagctgatttttttttggctaagaaagggtaacactttattgaTCCCAAGAGGGTAATGTCTGGTCTCGGTAATCAAATTGTTAATTACATTGTGTGTATCTGGAGACATGATTGCATATGTGTTGCTGTTTTTCTGAATGCAGTTGTAAGCATGTGGTTATGGGAGGCAGGAGACAAAGAAAATGTTAAACGTGGACTGAAAAGGTATTATATAGGTGACTAGGCCGAGCAAAAACCACAGTTCCACCGTTTAGCAATCTACAGCAGGTTGCGTGTGAGTGATGTGCTGTTTTTAGTTCACATTTAGCCGCTGTTAAGCAGACACACATTCACAAGGTTCTAGACCACAAACCACAAAGTTCCAGTCACATTTGATCAGGGTTGTCTTTCAGATCCTTTCAATTAAATTTATGAattcaaagaaaatatttagcgAGTAAGAAGATAGTAGCCTAATATAATCTGAATAAAATGGCTCGGGCAACATGTATTGTGCAACAATGTGTATTTACATGCTGTTTGTGGACATAATTTTGTGTGTCCGTTTAAATTATCAGTGTCCAGTACCCTCAGTATGAAAGTCTTATCTGTAAACGTGAAAAACAGTCACCACCTAATCAAAGGCTCCATGTTTTTGTGTGCATGCTAACACATTGTTAATGAATTCACGTCAGAAACCTGTAAAGCCTAATGAATTTAGAAAATCGGAAAGCTAAAGATGAAAATGTTGACTTTCATAATGTTTTGACCATGTTTGTGTTTCCAGTAATAATGAGTTGGAGGCTCAACTCAAGGACACATTATGCTGTTTAGATTTGCAGTTGATGGGgttgaagtttttatttttatttttattttagctttactGAAAATATATGTAGAATGCACTGGACTATACAACTGGTTCATTGATCCCTATTGGATGTCACAGCTTGATTTTTCTGCACAATTATGAAATTGCATATTGAAGTTAAATATACTCAGAAATCAAGccatttaaaatatcaaaaaaagaaagaaagagaaatgtaAGTCCACTAATTGTATGTTTACTTTGTGTGTTTAGGATTGGCAGCCACCATTTGCATGTGACGTTGACAGACTTCATTTTACTCCACGAATCCAGAGACTCAACGAGCTTGAggtaattttacaattttgctTTGAGCTAGAAACTATTTTGCACAAACTTGCCTATATTTGTGAGGGcccaatattttaaaatatctccaCAAATATAGTGAGACATGCTGAAAACTAACTTGCGAGGTCATCTGATGTGCCCACTGTTTGGAGAAACTCATAAACCTGTCAAATCATCTATTGATATCAGCAGGTTTGTTACAGGGTTAAGTTTAGGGTCAGGGTTTAGCAAATATCATCACCTCCATTGAAAAACCATTGTGTGTATGAGATAATATAGTAAAACCGAAGGGTGCGTATTTGTGCATCGAAAGGTCAATGGTCACTGTCTTGTCGGCAGAATTTGGGTCTTGGAAAAAAAACACCATGTCTGAGATGCTTAATAATTAACATGCACCATTCACAATATTgttgaattttattttctctttttccttGGCTCTTCCATCATCCTCTCCCCTTTCTTACAGGCTCAAACCAGAGTTAAGCTCAACTTCTTGGACCAGATTGCCAAGTTTTGGGAACTACAAGGATGCGCTCAAAATTCCACATGTGGAGCGAAAGATCCTCGATCTGTACCAGCTCAACAAAGTGAGTGAGTCTGTCATTCAGGCTTCTTTATCCGACTATATAAGACAATATGTCTAATCAATAATGACTCCTGTTCAATATTGTTAGTTGAAACCTG is a window encoding:
- the tuba5 gene encoding tubulin alpha 5; this translates as MRECISMHVGQAGVQIGNACWELYCLEHGIQPDGNMPSDKITGGVDDSFSTFFSETGSGKHVPRAVFVDLEPSVIDEVRSGTYKQLFHPEQLISGKEDAANNYARGHYTVGKEIIDIVLERVRKLSDQCTGLQGFLIFHSFGGGTGSGFTSLLMERLSVDYGKKSKLEFAIYPAPQVSTAVVEPYNSILTTHTTLEHSDCAFMVDNEAIYDICRRNLDIERPSYTNLNRLIGQIVSSITASLRFDGALNVDLTEFQTNLVPYPRIHFPLVTYSPIISAEKAYHEQLSVSEITSACFEPSNQMVKCDPRHGKYMACCMLYRGDVVPKDVNAAIANIKTKRSIQFVDWCPTGFKVGINYQPPTAVPGGDLAKVQRAVCMLSNTTAIAEAWARLDHKFDLMYAKRAFVHWYVGEGMEEGEFSEAREDLAALEKDYEEVGAESVEDEEEGEEY